Below is a genomic region from Chelmon rostratus isolate fCheRos1 chromosome 7, fCheRos1.pri, whole genome shotgun sequence.
TATAAGGCAAAGTTAATGAGCAAGTTTATGATAAATACTGTTATATTTCCCTGAAACAAATGAACATAATGACCTACTATTTCAGAGCCTTCCGTGAATAACATTATCTTTGGATCTCAACTGTTCAGTCCGTAACTATGTTCATTGTAAGCAAATTGCTTTAGGGATATACAAGATAGTTAAAGCCTTGGGGAACTTACAGTACTTGAGTTGGCAATGCTTCACTCTCAATAAGTAGAATTGTCCACAACTTGGCCTGCAGTGAGGGTTTGAGAAGGAACAAtcattattcatgtgttttcagttttcacgTTGTTGGAATTTGAGGTCAAATCTGTTATGACTGAGGAGGATGCTAAGTTTGTTGGACAACAAGATAATGACCCTTCCCACTGAACTAGCAGGGGAGCCTTCAAATGTGTACAGATGACATATTTGAAAAACTTTAATATCAAATGGAAAAAAGCTGCTAAAACTGGGCTAATAGAGTAAGTGTCTGCATGCATTACGGCATCCTGGTGAAGCATGCTGCCACTACACGGCTGTCTACACTGTCACCATGTTGACACAGTTAAAAAAGAAACCAGGACATCATGCCAAGCTACGAAGTGCACAACTTATAGCTACCTATTAATTAGTGTGTAATTCGGGCTTTATTCCACCCAGATTACCTTAATCTGATGACCCATTCCAGGTGGTGGGCCTTGTGGCACACAGTCCAGTTGACACAAGTAGGAGTGCCAACCTCTATGGCCTTCAAAATCCCGGTTTAAGGCCATTGAGAGTTTGCACTGTTGCACCATGGAGAGTAGCTTTCCCTCAAAGTGCTTCACTTTCCTGGCGTACAAGATCCTGGAGCAGACATCATGTCCCCGGGCATGCTATTAGTCGATGTTTGGTGACAACGCTAACATCATGAGTCAGACATCAGGCTGGATTGGGATTTGCTTCCTCAAGGAAATAAACAAGTGCACTCACTGCTTTGCACTGTCAAAAGGGTGATCCAATGGTGAACCACCCTAATGGGACAAGTTGCTGTATGCCTCTCCTCCTATTGGACAGATTCCCCAGAAAGTCAGCCAAAGGAGCTTTCAGACAATCCAATCCTTTCTACTACTACTGCATGGATTAGACATACACTGTTTAATGTGTTAGTGGAGTGGAAGTACTCCATTAAAATAGCTTCAATTGCTCCCATATTAACATATATTATTCCTTTGAAGCTGAATACAGGAAATGTTTTGAATACTTTCAGTTCATATTTCATCTGATTGAGAAATTCAATTTTCATCGCcgacctctctctgtctccacagtTACAAAGAGAGCCTGGGCGGCAGGTTCAGTTGAAGGCCCAAGCACTCATCTACCCTGTGCTGCAGGCTCTGGACCTTAACACTCCTTCCTATCAGCAGAATCAAGACATGCCTATTCTTCCTCGCACCCTCATGGTGCGTTTCTGGAGTCAGTATTTCACCAGCGACAAGGCCCTTTTCAGAGCCATGATGGCCAACACCCACAACAGCCCAGAGTCTTCAAGCCTGCTGAAGTTTGTCAACTGGAGCGCCTTTTTACCAGAAACATATCGTAGAAAATACAACTACAGCGCTCCTGCTGTGGCGCAGGGAGTCGAAGGGGAGGCAGTTGGGATGGATGGACCATCTCGATCTTTCGCTGATCCGAGGGCATCGCCCCTGCTGGTTCCAGACACGGCCTTACACTCTCTGCCCAAGGCCTACATTCTGACATGTGAGTATGACGTTCTCCGCGATGACGGGATCATGTATGTCACGCGACTCCGCGCTGCAGGTGTCGAGGTGACACATGAACACTATGACACAGGATTTCATGGAGGGCTGATGTTCACTGTGTGGCCGACCGACTTCCTGATTGCACGTCGCATCACAGACAACTATATCAAATGGCTCAAGGAAAACTTGTAAAAACTCCTGACTATCAATGTCCATTCCAGTTTTTCCACACAATGCACCACTGTTTGATTAGGTGCAATTTTTCCCATCTGGTGTTcaactttttgtttgtcaatTCTTTTTCTTTGCTAATGCTATTGTCTGTAATATattgagaaataaatgaacttcttcttctttccactCATACATTTGACCACTTTCGATATCGGTAACACAGGATTTTGAAGGAATAATTCGTATTTTTTCAACTAAGGTTGTTTGAGTACAACCCAAAACATATGACACCATCGCTCAAGTACAACAGAAGTATTGGGTTTATCATCCAACAAACACAATACTAGCCACAGAGATCTGAGGGGGAAAAGCAAACTGTGGAATATCACCAaaagttgtgtgtttgatggcGGTAGCTGGCCCTGTGTGGTGCTGCTCATTCTTGTTTCCCACCATTGGACCTGCTACCTGATCTTATTTCCAATGCGTCAGTATCAATACTATAACTTACTAATGCATGCCACTGGAATCTGAACTATCTCCTGGGGTTTTCAGAATCCAATATAAGCCTTGGCAAAGTAGGAAAGGATTTTCACAACAGCCAAAAATGATACTCAGTTTAGCCAAAGTTAACATTTGTCACTTAGTACAGCTTATACTGAAACCTAAGATTGTTGTGATGAGAGCAACTCCTGTGTTCCTGACATTGCATTAAAGGTTGGCAAGTGGAATTCAGTTAAATACAGCAACCGTGTTTTTCACAAGGAAAGAATGAACCCTCAGTTGTGTAACCCATACAAATGTGCCACACCAGCAGATGCTTGCTGGTATGGTAAATTATTTACATCGCAGAGTGAATGGTGTCTTCATCAGCACGACATTCCACACAGAATATTGGTATTTATAAGTAAAGACCATGCTGTAACAATATGCATACATCCAAACATTCTTCACCCCATACAtacacaagttttttttgtgattgaGTTTAGCTAGGTGTGATGTAGCAATGTCAAAGAGAGGGATAATGCCAAGAAGAGAATTCGGGCAACAATATGGAGCCTTAATCTCTACAGCATGCCACACATCCCAGCATATCAAGGATTCCCTATAATGAGATAGggatgtttgtgtgcgtgtgtgtgtctgtgcgtggTCTGACTCCTTCTTTGTTGAAGCATGATTTTATTGTAGAGTGAGTAAAAAGCTTTACGTGTGGTAATCCAAAAAGTGCAGTCATATGGGAATAAGAATAATACTCACTGAATCATAAATTTCACTGTATGTTCACAATAAATAAGCTAGTATAGCTTCCAGTATAGACCTGCCTTTCCTTTGTGTCATGAATATAAGCAACAACACAAaggctgctttgctgctgaTGAAGTTGTGAGCACAAGACCAAGTGCCAGTTTAATGATAACACTTGCAACATGGAGGAATGTCCAGACAGGAGGCTGGCACTAGACTATCCACTTCTCTGGTCTATGTGGCTATGACGGTAGTGTGTTAGTTCTCAGTCAACTTTTTGTCTCAGAACCTCTGCTTTAACAGCATTCAGAGGAAGAGAggttgctgttatttttttcccccgaGGCCCAACAATAGTTTGAAGTGGTTTGAAACAAATCGCTCGTCTCTCCCAATTATCTTTCTGTTCATGTGTTCTAAAAGATAACAGGGAGGTTAAAGGTTACCAAAAAATAATACTTTATATTAATGTCTCAGTTCTTTAATGTCACACTGTTCTTTCAACCTGCAATGCAGGACACACAAATGCATAGATACAAATGAACGTCCATTACATTCAAGCCCTTGCCAAACAAGTTCAGACAAGCCTATCACGGCAGGTAAATCTCTTTGCATTTTGCAGTATGCTGGAGTTTTTAAGTGTGCGTCTGTGGGGACATTCCTGCTCTGGCGCACAGGTAGTGATGTGTTATACGTCAATTGGCAGTGATTGGTTTGTCAGAGCTGACCGCTGCAAGGGAGTAGGCAACAGCAGCTAGGACCATGGCGGAGGCTACAGCGTATAGCCTCATGTCTAATTACCCTCAATGCCAGAAAGGGGAAACAAAAGCTCGGCACTGCAGGATTTTAGGTTTAACTGTTTAAAAAGAGTCACAGTTGCTACGAAACAGCTGACAGCCTCAGCTTTTAGGCATGCCAttgtttgagtgttttgaatgttttttttttttttac
It encodes:
- the aadac gene encoding arylacetamide deacetylase, yielding MRLRSIVLFVAVCSFTAYYIYEPIPEEIEERWKLMLTNSFFRSLSHLADLSELLGLKDYMGVMYFITFVEKVVPVSDEHVKVAEERFDGVEVVLYQPNQRGGDSELRRAVIYLHGGGWCLGSSRMSPYDLLARRMVTELDAVVLSVEYRLAPAHHFPVPYEDVYRVVKHFLQKGVLAQYSVDPGRIAVSGDSAGGNLAAAVSQQLQREPGRQVQLKAQALIYPVLQALDLNTPSYQQNQDMPILPRTLMVRFWSQYFTSDKALFRAMMANTHNSPESSSLLKFVNWSAFLPETYRRKYNYSAPAVAQGVEGEAVGMDGPSRSFADPRASPLLVPDTALHSLPKAYILTCEYDVLRDDGIMYVTRLRAAGVEVTHEHYDTGFHGGLMFTVWPTDFLIARRITDNYIKWLKENL